Part of the Gramella sp. Hel_I_59 genome, TCCTAATCCTGCCAATTGTTTTATCCTTACCGAAACTAAAACTCAGAATATCTTCCGTCAGGTAGAAGAGATCGAGCCTGAAGTGGTTATTATCGATTCGATCCAGACCTTACATAGTGATTATATTGAAAGCGCTCCGGGAAGTATTTCGCAGATCAGGGAATGCACCGCCGAGCTTATAAAATTTGCTAAGGAAAGTAATACTCCGGTCATTTTGATTGGTCATATCACGAAAGAAGGAAGTATCGCCGGCCCAAAGGTTCTGGAGCATATGGTCGATACCGTTTTGCAGTTTGAAGGAGATCGAAATCATGTATACAGGATCCTTAGAGCGCATAAAAACCGCTTCGGAAGCACCCATGAGTTGGGCATTTACGAGATGCAGGGCAGCGGACTACGGGAAGTCAATAACCCTTCAGAAATACTTATTTCCAAGAATGATGAAGATCTAAGTGGAACAGCCATCGCTTCTACATTGGAAGGGATGCGACCACTAATGATCGAGATCCAGGCTTTGGTAAGCACCGCTGTCTACGGGACACCACAACGTTCTACCACCGGTTACAATGCTAAAAGACTGAATATGTTACTGGCAGTTCTGGAGAAAAGAGCTGGCTTCAGGCTGGGAGCGAAAGACGTTTTCCTGAATGTTACCGGCGGTATTAGTGTGGATGACCCGGCGATAGATCTCGCAGTTGTTGCTGCAATTCTGTCTTCAAACGAGGATATTGCACTTCCAAAAGATATCTGTTTTGCTGCTGAAATTGGCCTCGCCGGTGAAGTGCGACCAGTGACCCGTGTAGAGCAAAGAATTCTTGAGGCCGAGAAACTTGGTTTTGCCAGTATTATGGTTTCCAAACAGAATAAATTTCCAAAATCTGAATATCATATCAAGGTCATTAAAGTTTCCAAAATTGAAGATGTTGTAAGTCATCTTTTTGAATAGACTGGCACAATTGCTGCGTATATTTAGCTCGATATGAAGCAAATGCGCAACCTTAGGTATATTCTTATTTTCTTACTTATTTCTGGCTGTTCTCAGCTGGAAAAAGCTGAAGATCTTATTTCCGGGCTTTCTGATAAAGAGAAATATCAACGGGAACGCGATATTTCAAATGAATTATTTAGTCTTTGGGAATCCAGGATTCAGAAAGCTTTAAACGATAGTATTGAAGTTGAAATGCCGTATACTGAAGCAGGAAACTTAAAACCGAAAAGCTTCAGTATTTACTCTTACCAAGCGTATTTAAAACCAGGTGAGATCCTGAACACCAATTTTAAAACCGACTCCTCTTCCACCCTTATTTTTACTGAAATATATCGTCGTAACAAGGAAACTAAAAAGTTTGAACAGGTTTTAAAACCTAAATCTGATGGTTCTATTTCCTACGAAGTTGAAGAAAAAGGACTCTATAAAGTGATCTTTCAGCCGGAAATTGAAGCTCATACGGCTTTTACAATACAACTTTCCATACTACCAGCTTATCAATTTCCAGTTTCTGGTGGGGATAATGCAGATATTGGTAGTTACTGGGGAGACATTCGGGATGGTGGTAGCCGGGACCATGAGGGTATAGATATTTTTGCAGATCGAGGAACACCGGTGATTGCAACGACTTCTGGAAGGATAGGTTATTCCGGAGAGAAAGGCCTTGGTGGAAAACAAGTCTGGCTGCGTGATTCAAAACGCTCTCAATCTATATATTATGCTCACCTGGATAGTATAGTTCCAAATTTAAATTCGGTCAGGACCGGTGATACTCTTGGATTTGTTGGCAATACGGGAAATGCTAAAACCACTCCTCCACATTTACACTTCGGAATATATCGCAGGAATACAGGAGCAATCGATCCGCTAGGATTTGTTTATAAAACTGAAACCTTTGAAAGTGCTATTCCGAAGGAAAATAAAATAGCGCAACAACTTAGAGTAATTTCAACGAAAGCAAACCTGCGGAATAAAGCAGCTGCCAGTAATTCTAAAATAATGAAAACTGCCAGAAATGGCGAACTTTTGTTCGTGCATGGAAAAACGGCCGATTGGTATCATGTTCGTGATAGCCTCGACCGTTCTATGTATGTGCATGAGAGCCTGGTAAGCCCAAATATTTAGGGTGCAGGATTTGGAATTTGCTGATGGATCTCATCGATCACTTTCAGGATTTCATCGCTAAGAACGATATCAATACTCTCAATATTTTCCTTTAATTGCTCCATGGTCGTAGCACCAATAATATTGCTGGTCACGAATTTCTGCTGATTCACGAAAGCCAATGCCAGATGGGTTAAACTAAGATTATGCTTATCGGCCAGATCCTTGTATTTCCTGGTTGCCTCGACTGCCAGATCATTTGAATATCTCTTATACTGCGGAAACAGATCCAAACGGGAGTTCTTTTGTATACCATTTAAATGCTTTCCACTGAGCGTTCCCATTCCAAGCGGCGAATAAGGAAATAAGCCTACATTCTCCCGATGAAGTATTTCTGTTAATCCAACCTCATCCTTTCGATTAAGAAGACTGTATGGATTTTGAACGGTCACTACCTTCGGCAGTTTATCTCCAGCAGCCTGAAGAAATTTCATGAGTCCGTAAGGAGTTTCATTACTCAAACCTATATGACCAATTTTTCCCTGTTGAACAAACTCCTGCAAAGATTCCAGGATCTCCTGAAAGTTTTCTTCCCAGGCTTCAGATTCATCATGCTTATAATCCAGTTTCCCGAAAAAATTGGTATTACGTTCCGGCCAGTGCAATTGGTATAGATCGATATGGTCTGTTTGCAATCTCTTTAATGAATTATGCAAAGCATCCTGGATAGCTTCCTTGTGAAAACCAAGATTTTCGCGAATATGCGAAACCATATCTCCGGGACCAGCCACTTTACTGGCGACTACCACATCGTCTCTTCTTCCGGTTTTCTTTAACCAGGATCCAATCACTTTTTCTGTACTTCCCTGAGTTTCTGCCTTCGTTGGGATCGAATACATTTCAGCAGTATCGATAAAGTTTACACCTCTATCCAGGGCGTAATCTATTTGCTCGTGACCTTCAGCCTCTGTATTCTGTTCTCCCCAAGTCATGGAACCAAGACAGATCTTACTAACTTTTATATTGGTATTCGGTAGATTGCTATATTTCATCTAATTATTCAATTTCATTAAGGACACGAGTGATTTCATCCAGTTTTGGAGTAAGAATCACTTCAATTCTACGGTTTTTGGCTTTTCCTGCTTCAGATTCATTTTTGGCGATTGGTGCATATTCACCTCTACCAGCAGCAGTAAGACTTTGAGGGTCAATCTGGTTGTTTTCTCGCAAAATCTGTACTATGGACGTCGCTCTTTTAGTAGAAAGATCCCAGTTGTCTTTTAACTGTCCGCTACCTCCATAAGGCACATTATCTGTATGTCCTTCAATTAGAACTGAGATATCAGGATTTTGCGCAAGTACGCTTCCCAGCTGTTTGACAGCTTTTCTTCCTTCCTGATTCACTGCCCAGCTACCAGAATCAAACAGCAATTTATTTTCCATGGAAACATATACTTTCCCATCTTTTTGCTCAACGCTTAATCCTTTCCCCTCAAAATTTGTAAGCGCATTGGAAACAGCATTCTTAAGAGCGTTCATTTTGGCGTCCTTAGCTGCAATGACAGATTCCAGTTCATCGATTCTCTGAGAACGAAGATTAAGGTCTTTTTGAAGTTTTTCCAGTCGGTTCTTTTCGGTAAGGAGGTCGGCTTCTTTTTCGTCTAACTGCGCGAGTAGCTCTCTGTTCTGACGGGAATTCTCCAGTATTGCTGCTGAACTATTTTGCTCAAGGGCATCATAAGATTCTTCCAGACTGGAATAGTTCTTTTGCAACGCAGCATATTTCTGCATTAGATCATTTCGCTCTGTAGTAGCAGCATCGTACTCTTTTTGTAAGCCGGCAAGATCATTCCCAAGCTTTTCCGAATTACTTCGGAAGGAATTGAGGTCCTCATTCATGCTTCTATTCTCACGCTGAAGGTCTGCATTTCTACCTTCCAGATCATTGTATTTTTTCGATGAAACACAGGAAGTTCCCAATGCAAGAAGTGTTGATATTGTAAGGATTCTAAGTTTCATAATTTTTTTATTTTTCGATTTCTACTAGAACGGGACAATGGTCACTATGGTATGCTTCCGGCAGGATTACTGCTCTTTTTAAGCGATCTTTCAGGGGTGCTGCTACCAAATTATAATCGATCCTCCATCCTTTATTGTTATTTCGTGCATTAGCTCTGTAACTCCACCAGGAATATTGATCTGGTTCCTCATTAAATTGACGGAAGCTATCTATAAAACCACTTTGCATTAACCTATCGATCCACTGTCGTTCTTCAGGAAGAAATCCGGAAGTGTTCTTTAACCTTACTGGATCGTGAATATCGATGGCTTCGTGACAAATGTTGTAATCCCCGCCAATAATCAAATTAGGTCTGGACTTTTTAAGTTCATCAATATAATACTGGAAATCCTCCATGAATTTGAACTTGAAATCGAGCCTTGCAGTATTGGTACCCGATGGTAAATAAAGACTCATGACTGAAAGTTCTCCAAAATCTGCCCGAATCACCCGGCCTTCATAGTCCATATAATCTATCCCGGTCCCATATTCTACATGATCTGGTTTGGTTTTACTCAAAATTGCCACGCCGCTATATCCTTTTTTAGTTGCGGGATACCAGTATTGATATGGATACCCAGCCTTTTCAAAGACTTCCAGATCAAGTTGTTCTGGAGTAGCTTTTATTTCCTGAATAAGAACCACATCTGGATCTGCCTGTTGTAACCAGTCAAGAAAACCTTTCCTGATCGCAGCCCTGATGCCGTTTACATTATATGAGATAATAGTCATAGAATTCGATTTTGCGCAAAAATAACGCTATCTGAACTTTTCGTGGTCCCGGATAGCGTTATGATTTATTTAAAATGATCGTTATTTTACGATAAAGCGTTTTACTTTTCCAACTTTTCGGGTACCTACGCGAACCAGGTAAACTCCCCTCGCAGCGTACGACATATCCAGATCGTAGATATAACCGTCCCCTTCATTCAGGATCAGGTTTTCAAGTAGCAATTGTCCGCTAATATCATGAACTGTAAGACGTAGAGGTTCATTAAAGCTCGTTTCCATTACTACCCTGTGAAGACCTTCTACTGTTGGATCTGAAACCACGATCAATTCAGCTTCATTAAGGATAAAGTCTTCAATATCTAAAGTACTGTCAATGATATTTACTGAATAATCATGTGTTGTTCCATAAGCCATTACTGAACATGGATCATTTAGATCTCCATCAAAACTGGTATCACCAGCTCTTATTCTTAGTAAGTGTTGTCCCAATTTGGCATCTTCAGGTAAACTGAAATCATAAGTGAAAGGAGTATTGATTTCCGGAATCACTTCCGAAGTGATCAATCTTTCAGAATCTTCAAAAACCGCATTATCGTTTAGATCGATCCACATGGAAAACTTCTCCACATCATCATCTGCAAAATTGGTTTGAACAGTTACGCTGTAATCGTTTATTGATCGATCAAGATTCGTAGTACCTCCAATAAAATCAAGATATCCGGTAGTACATGGAATTCTTTCATTTACAAAATCATTGATCTCGAAATAAAATATACCGTCTCCCTGGGAACAATCTGAACCTTCAGGAATACAATCTAAATTAGCAACCGATGTTCTTTCTGAATCGTTCGATGGATCAAAATCGTTTGCTAATCTCGTTCTTGCCGTGATCGTGTATCTCCCGGAACTTGAGAAATTAGAAGTCTGATCAAAGGTATAAACTTCAAGACCTCCCACTTCAAGGGTACCATTAAAAACTTCAGAAACAGTAGCGTTATTTCCAACCTGATAAGAAACCGGGATATTGCTTTGAGGCTCTCCCCCAAAGTTCTCGATCGTAACCGTCACCTGCTCAGAAGCACTCAGGTTCTCTCCAGATTCCGGCGCGTCGATAGAAGTAACTCCAACATCATTAGGTGGTAAGTTCTTCACCTCAGCTTCAATACTATCGTTTCCGGGATTAACATCGCCCTCAAGATTGGTAGAAATAACCAGTGTATAAATCTGGCCTACTTCGGAAAGATCTGCGAGTTCAGAAAAATTAAATTCAGCAACACTTTCCCCAGGAATGGTTTCAGTATAGGTCTGAGTTACAGTTTCACCTCCATTTATGGTATAGCTAATCTCAAAATTAGATTGAGGATTAAGTCCGAAATTTCTAAGCCTGATGCTAATTTGTTCTGAAGCTGTTAAACTGGCATCTTCGGGACTTTCAAGGCTAATTACTCCAATATCGTTCAATTCTGTGGCAGAAAATCTGAAAACTCCTACTTTATTAAGACGCCTTGTTCCTTCAAAATATTCTGCATTATGCCAGAAGGTTAGATCATCTACCGGGTCAATGCTTAGATGCGCATAATCTCCATAACGTCCAAAAGGACTGGGCTGCGGACTCAATCCTTCCACAATGCTCTGTTCTTCGATACTCATGATTCCCAATGCATCATTTACGTACCTTCCGGTATAACGAATGGATGGGAAAATTGGATCCACTGGATTATCATCCAGAATTGTAAAACCAAGAGCTATATTTCCCCGGGCATCAATCCCAATACTTCCGCTAAATCTATCACTAGGATCCGGAGCGTAAGTACCTTCCTGGTAAACACTCCAGGCTGCTCCATCGTTTGGCTGTCTTAGTTCATACCAGCGAATGCCCGCATGTTCAGCAGGACTTGCATCCACATCTACCACAAAGTTCATAACCACCGAATTATGATCTTCGAACCTTCGATACTGTGTCATATACATCATGGCACCTTGTAAGGCATCTATATCTGTATCACTTCCCGGCTGAGCAAGATTTTTAAAGCTACCACCATCAAAAGTTGCTATAAATGGTGAAACACCATCTGTAAGTTCCTGGCTTAACCGAATGCTGGAAGATGAAAGATTTTCCCAGCTTACATCCATAAGCCAGATCTTTAAGTGATCCTCATTCACCCCGGCCCATTGATCGTCCTGTAAATAAATTATTGGTGCATCTCCAACAGGCGGAAGATCTGATCCCATCACACTGAAACCTGCCGGACTGTAAAATCCGTTATTCTGAATTCCCGGCAAGGGGAAACCTAGTATTCTAACATCATTTGCACCAGCCAGCATTTTATCACGCTCGAGTACGTAAACGATCTCTTTGCCCTGTGGTTCTAAAGCATCCTTGTTGGTAGTAATATAATAACCATCGCTCCAAAGCGAAATTTTTGGATAATCTGGCAATGATTCCAGGTCAAATCTATAGGTGTACCATCCACTATTTACAGGATCGGGACCCTGAGAAACTGCAAAAAGCAATGCCGCCGGG contains:
- a CDS encoding OmpA family protein; this translates as MKLRILTISTLLALGTSCVSSKKYNDLEGRNADLQRENRSMNEDLNSFRSNSEKLGNDLAGLQKEYDAATTERNDLMQKYAALQKNYSSLEESYDALEQNSSAAILENSRQNRELLAQLDEKEADLLTEKNRLEKLQKDLNLRSQRIDELESVIAAKDAKMNALKNAVSNALTNFEGKGLSVEQKDGKVYVSMENKLLFDSGSWAVNQEGRKAVKQLGSVLAQNPDISVLIEGHTDNVPYGGSGQLKDNWDLSTKRATSIVQILRENNQIDPQSLTAAGRGEYAPIAKNESEAGKAKNRRIEVILTPKLDEITRVLNEIE
- the radA gene encoding DNA repair protein RadA, producing the protein MAKVKTTFYCQKCGAQYAKWQGKCNSCGDWNTIVEELVAKPEKKDWKTSASKEAKKLARPLLIAEIETTPHDRLNTGNNELNRVLGGGLVPGSLTLLGGEPGIGKSTLLLQISLQLKYKVLYVSGEESQQQIKMRAERIDPNPANCFILTETKTQNIFRQVEEIEPEVVIIDSIQTLHSDYIESAPGSISQIRECTAELIKFAKESNTPVILIGHITKEGSIAGPKVLEHMVDTVLQFEGDRNHVYRILRAHKNRFGSTHELGIYEMQGSGLREVNNPSEILISKNDEDLSGTAIASTLEGMRPLMIEIQALVSTAVYGTPQRSTTGYNAKRLNMLLAVLEKRAGFRLGAKDVFLNVTGGISVDDPAIDLAVVAAILSSNEDIALPKDICFAAEIGLAGEVRPVTRVEQRILEAEKLGFASIMVSKQNKFPKSEYHIKVIKVSKIEDVVSHLFE
- a CDS encoding M23 family metallopeptidase, with protein sequence MRNLRYILIFLLISGCSQLEKAEDLISGLSDKEKYQRERDISNELFSLWESRIQKALNDSIEVEMPYTEAGNLKPKSFSIYSYQAYLKPGEILNTNFKTDSSSTLIFTEIYRRNKETKKFEQVLKPKSDGSISYEVEEKGLYKVIFQPEIEAHTAFTIQLSILPAYQFPVSGGDNADIGSYWGDIRDGGSRDHEGIDIFADRGTPVIATTSGRIGYSGEKGLGGKQVWLRDSKRSQSIYYAHLDSIVPNLNSVRTGDTLGFVGNTGNAKTTPPHLHFGIYRRNTGAIDPLGFVYKTETFESAIPKENKIAQQLRVISTKANLRNKAAASNSKIMKTARNGELLFVHGKTADWYHVRDSLDRSMYVHESLVSPNI
- a CDS encoding aldo/keto reductase, which produces MKYSNLPNTNIKVSKICLGSMTWGEQNTEAEGHEQIDYALDRGVNFIDTAEMYSIPTKAETQGSTEKVIGSWLKKTGRRDDVVVASKVAGPGDMVSHIRENLGFHKEAIQDALHNSLKRLQTDHIDLYQLHWPERNTNFFGKLDYKHDESEAWEENFQEILESLQEFVQQGKIGHIGLSNETPYGLMKFLQAAGDKLPKVVTVQNPYSLLNRKDEVGLTEILHRENVGLFPYSPLGMGTLSGKHLNGIQKNSRLDLFPQYKRYSNDLAVEATRKYKDLADKHNLSLTHLALAFVNQQKFVTSNIIGATTMEQLKENIESIDIVLSDEILKVIDEIHQQIPNPAP
- a CDS encoding exodeoxyribonuclease III, whose protein sequence is MTIISYNVNGIRAAIRKGFLDWLQQADPDVVLIQEIKATPEQLDLEVFEKAGYPYQYWYPATKKGYSGVAILSKTKPDHVEYGTGIDYMDYEGRVIRADFGELSVMSLYLPSGTNTARLDFKFKFMEDFQYYIDELKKSRPNLIIGGDYNICHEAIDIHDPVRLKNTSGFLPEERQWIDRLMQSGFIDSFRQFNEEPDQYSWWSYRANARNNNKGWRIDYNLVAAPLKDRLKRAVILPEAYHSDHCPVLVEIEK
- a CDS encoding T9SS type A sorting domain-containing protein; its protein translation is MKKYILLLPLLFLFQLNVFSQEKERMGPAFIDSASVIKSGALSKKRLIPSTKKQKLYNPRNRGINKIVPGKGLPKRDDPTVQKKKGEIPAKAPIFTFDGADTRSTPSDPTGAVGRNHYVNAWNSEFAIWDKQGNVLIPGSSLASIGGAFNDETDGDPIVFYDESADRFVVMQFSDDLAPRGTSNSPAALLFAVSQGPDPVNSGWYTYRFDLESLPDYPKISLWSDGYYITTNKDALEPQGKEIVYVLERDKMLAGANDVRILGFPLPGIQNNGFYSPAGFSVMGSDLPPVGDAPIIYLQDDQWAGVNEDHLKIWLMDVSWENLSSSSIRLSQELTDGVSPFIATFDGGSFKNLAQPGSDTDIDALQGAMMYMTQYRRFEDHNSVVMNFVVDVDASPAEHAGIRWYELRQPNDGAAWSVYQEGTYAPDPSDRFSGSIGIDARGNIALGFTILDDNPVDPIFPSIRYTGRYVNDALGIMSIEEQSIVEGLSPQPSPFGRYGDYAHLSIDPVDDLTFWHNAEYFEGTRRLNKVGVFRFSATELNDIGVISLESPEDASLTASEQISIRLRNFGLNPQSNFEISYTINGGETVTQTYTETIPGESVAEFNFSELADLSEVGQIYTLVISTNLEGDVNPGNDSIEAEVKNLPPNDVGVTSIDAPESGENLSASEQVTVTIENFGGEPQSNIPVSYQVGNNATVSEVFNGTLEVGGLEVYTFDQTSNFSSSGRYTITARTRLANDFDPSNDSERTSVANLDCIPEGSDCSQGDGIFYFEINDFVNERIPCTTGYLDFIGGTTNLDRSINDYSVTVQTNFADDDVEKFSMWIDLNDNAVFEDSERLITSEVIPEINTPFTYDFSLPEDAKLGQHLLRIRAGDTSFDGDLNDPCSVMAYGTTHDYSVNIIDSTLDIEDFILNEAELIVVSDPTVEGLHRVVMETSFNEPLRLTVHDISGQLLLENLILNEGDGYIYDLDMSYAARGVYLVRVGTRKVGKVKRFIVK